Sequence from the Deinococcus radiotolerans genome:
CTTGAAGGCGGGTTTCAGGCGGCCCAGGGTCTCCTCGCTGGTGTCGGCGCGGGGGCCCTCGTCGGTGTCCACAACGGTGTCGCCCTTGCGGCCCTTGACGGTCACGGGGACGATCTCGTCGGTGAAGCGGCCGTCCTGCTGCGCGGCGATGGCGCGGCGGTGGCTCTGGGTGGCGTAGGCGTCCTGTTCCTCGCGGCCAATGGCGTACTTCTCGGCGACGCGCTCGCCGGTCAGGCCCATGCCCTCGTCGTTGATGGAGCACCAAAGGCCGTCGTGGGTGTTCGCGTCAAGGACCTGCGCGCGGCCCAGGCGGTAGCCCTTGCGCGCGCCGGGCAGGAGGTGCGGGGCGTTGCTCATGCTTTCCATGCCCCCGGCGAGGACGGCGTGCTGGTCCCTGGCGCGGATGCTCTGCGCGGCGAGGATCACGGCTTTCAGGCCGCTGCCGCACACCTTGTTGATGGTCAGCGCGCCGACCTCGTGGGTCAGTCCGGCTTTTAGGGCGGCCTGCCGGGCGGGGTTCTGCCCGCTGCCCGCCTGCACGACCTGCCCCATGACGACTTCCTCGATCAGGGCGGCGTCCAGGCCGCTGCGGCGCAGGGTTTCACGCAGGGTGGTGGCGCCCAGGTCGACGGCGCTGACGCTCTCGAGGCTGCCGAGGAACTTCCCGGTGGGCGTGCGGCTGGCCGCGACGATCACTGCTCTTTGCATGCGCGCAGCATAGCGCGCGTTGCCTAACGGGCGTTAGGTTGGCGTCCACCACACCCGGCCCGCGAAGCCGCCCCGCGCGTCCGCCTTAGCGCGGCGCAGCGCCTCCAGCTCCTCCGGGCTCAGGCCATGCAGGGCCGCCAGGGCCCGCAGGACTTCCAGCACGTCTGCCAGTTCCTCGGCCTCGCCGGCGTTGAGGTACTCCGCGACCTCCTCCTCCAGCTTGGCACGCAGCGCGGCGCGGTACTCCCCCTCCGTCAGCGTGCGGATCTGCCCGCCAAACAGTTCCGGGATGCGGTCACGGACGAGTTTGCCAGTCATCTACAGATCCTAGACTCCCGACTGCGGTGAAAACCGCTGCCGCTCGAAGGTTGCTTTGATGACCAGCCGGCGAGCTTCACGGCCTTCCATCACACCCTGGACAGCATGTGACAGCTCCAGGAGGCCGTGGCCTGCTGTAGTCCACAGGTGTCCGATGGCCTCACGTGGCGTGGATCCCGAATGGAGCAGGGCGGTCAGAGCCGCTTCAAGTTCCGGGTTCTTCCAGGAGGACCGACATCACCAACATTCTGACCTGCCCTGTGCCGGTGCGTGCGGCACAGACGCGCCTGAGGCTGCGTGGTAGCGTGACAGCATGTTTGAGTCCCTGGGCAACAAGTTGCAGGACATCCTGGACCGAGTGGGTAAGGAACGCCAGCTGACCGAGGCGCAGGTCAAGGCCGCGATGCGCGAGATCCGCATGGCGCTGCTGGAAGCCGACGTGAACTTCGGCGTCGCGAAGGACTTCGTGGCGAAGGTCAGCGAGAAAGCTGTCGGGCAGTCGGTCGAGGGCAGCCTGACCGCCGGGCAGACCGTCGTGAAACTCGTGCATGACGAGCTGATCGAGACGCTGGGCGGCAAGACCATCCAGCCGGAACTGAAGACCGAGGGCAACGTCTGGTTCATGGTGGGCCTCCAGGGGGCCGGGAAGACGACCAGCACCGGCAAGCTCGCCGCGCATTACAAGAGCAAGGGCCGCCGCGTGCTGCTCGTCGCGGCTGACACGCAGCGCCCCGCCGCGCGCGACCAGCTGGAAGTCCTCGCGAAGCAGGTGGGTGTGCCGGTCCTGAAGGTCGCGGATGGCGAGAGTCCCGCCGAGACGAAACGCCGCGTGGACGAGCATCTGAAGACCGACTTCCGTGACCTCGTGATCGTGGACACCGCCGGCCGCCTCCAGATCGACGAGGCGCTGATGGACCAGCTGGCCGACCTCCAGCGCGTCATGCAGCCCACCGAGAGCCTGCTCGTCGTGGACGCCATGACCGGGCAGGAGGCGCTGAACGTCGCGCAGACCTTCGACCAGCGCGTGAACGTCACGGGCCTGATCATCACGAAGATGGACGGCGACGCGCGCGGCGGCGCGGCCCTCAGCGCGCGCAGCGTGACCGGCAAACCCATCTACTTCGCGGGCACCAGCGAGAAGATCGCCGGACTGGACGCCTTCCACCCAGACCGGGTCGCGGGACGCATCCTCGGCATGGGCGACGTGCTCGGCCTGATCGAACGTGCGCAGCAGGCCGACCTGAAAGCCATGGAGGTCAAGAAGCCCGGCGATTTCGACTTGGAAGACCTGCTGCTTCAACTGCGGCAGATCCGCAAGATGGGCCCGCTGGGCGACCTGCTGAAGCTCATTCCCGGCATGAGCCGCGCGCTGCCCGAGGGCTTCAACATCGACGAGGCCCAGCTTCAGCGGATCGACGCGATGATCAGCTCCATGACCGTCAAGGAACGCCGCAACCCGAAGATCATCGACGGGCGCCGCCGCAAACGCATTGCGGCGGGTAGCGGCCACAGCGTGCAGGACATCAACAAGCTCCTGAAGATGCACGAGCAGATGAAGGACATGATGAAGATGCTCCAGCGCATGAGCGGCCCCGGTGCCAAGGGCATGAAGCCACCCCGCATGCCCAACGTCCCCCCCAGCCTCAAGCGCTGAACCCCAACCATCAACGCCCGCTCCTGCGCTTCAGCCAGGGCGGGTGTTGACACTCCAGCACCCGGCCCATATACTCACTCCCGCTGAGAACGCGCCCACACGGCCCGCAGCGAGACAAGACCACCTGGGTCGTTAGCTCAATCGGTAGAGCAGCTGACTTTTAATCAGCGGGTTGTAGGTTCAAGTCCTACACGACCCACCAGGAAAACCCCCGTACAGACGGGGGTTTTTGCTTTCGTCGTGCATTGTGGCACTGCTACATCTACCGGACTGCCACAACCGTGCCACATCCAGAAAGATTTGCGCTTCCATTCCATCACCTGAGGACTACGATTTCCCTATGGATCAGCTAGGTCGCCTCACAGCACGGGAATACCATGGACGGCTCAAGGAAGCCCTTGAGCGGTACAGACTTGAAAGGGCGAGAACACTTGCTCTAGTAGAGGAAGCTCACGATGCCTTGTCGAAACTTCAGGAAATCGAAGAGTACAAGGCTATGAACATGGGAGATTCTGGCGGCGGGCTAGCTGCGACTCCGAAAGGCGAAGCTATTCAGTACGCTGCCGATGTTCTGGGAGAGATTGTGGGTGACCTGTGGAACTTGTTCAATGAGCTTGACGTTGAGGAAGATCCAGCACAGATCGACCTGGACGGGCTCTACTCAATCTCTAAGCCCTAGTTAGTAGACGCGTTGAATCGAGGAAAGAAGTCGGACAAGTCGAAGGCCGCCTCTTCGCGCTGCTCGTCGTACAGGTGGGTGTAGGTGCGCAGGGTGAAGCCCACGTCCGCATGCCCCAGCCGTTCACTGACGGTCTTGGGTGGGATGCCGCGCCGGATCATCAGGGACGCGGCGGTGTGCCTCATGTCGTGGAAGCGGATGGTGGGCACCCCCGACGCGGCGATAAGTTCCCGGTGGTACCGGTTCAGGTTGCGCGGGTCAATGTGCGTTCCGATCTCCGACGCGAACACGAAGCCCCCGCGTTCACTGCCCGCCCATGCGTCCTGCGCCCGCTCCTGCTCTGCCTGCTGACGTTCCCGGTGCGCCTGCAGGACGGCCAGGGTGCCCGCAGACAGGATGATGGTGCGGCGTGATCCGGCCGTCTTGGGCGTGTCCAGCTGAGCCGTGACCCGGCTGATCGTGCGGCGTTCCTGCACCTGCTCGCCGGTCTTGCGGCTCTTGTGGGCCGGGATGACGCGCCCCTGCGCTTCGGTGCGGATCTCGACGAGGTTGTGGCGGACGGTGAGGCGCGAGCGTTCCCAGTCGACGTCATCCCACTGCAGGCCCAACAGTTCGCCGCGCCGCATGCCCGTCATCAGCCCCAGGTAGAACGCGGCGTGCATGCGGTGCCCCTGGGCGGCATCGAGGAACTTGGCGACCTGTTCCGGGGTCCACACCTGCATTTCCTGCCGTGTGGCCTTCGGCGGGGTGATCGCGTCCGCGACGTTGCGCGGGAGCATCTGCCAGCGCACCGCCTGCCGTAGGGCCATCTTGAGCACGCGCAGGGTGTACGCAAGCACCTGCGCCGACTTCCCTTCTTTGCGCAGGGCGTTCAGTACCCGCTCGACGTCCAGGGGGCGCAACTTGTCCAGCTTCATGCGCCCGATATGGGGGCGGATGTACAGGCGGTCGGTGTCCCGATAGGACCGCAGGGTGTTCGGCTTCACCCCGTCACGTTCCTTCGCGTCCAGCCATCGGTCGATGAACTGGGCCACCGTTGCCCCTTCCGAGTCGGCCAGCATGCCGGTGTGGAGTTCGGTACGCAGTTGCGCCATCTTCTGCTGCACGTCCGCTTTCGTCTTGCCGCTGACCCAGCGGCGCTCCATGCGGTCGCCGTCGTATCCGATCACGACACTGCCCTTCCAGCCCACCACCTTGCCGTCCTTGCGCCGGGCACTGATGGTGCCTTCCCCGTTGGCTCGCTTACCCATTGCGCCGCCCCGCCTTCTTCGCCACGAGTTCCAGCCCGAGCGCCTGCAGGAGCGCCACCCACCCGTCAGGAATCCGCCCCGACTTCCCGGTGAGCATCCGGCTCACCTGTGAACGGGGCATGTCCAGCTGGTCGGCAAGCTGCTGGTGAGTCAATCCCCGGCGCTCCACCTCGATCCTGACGGCATTCAACACGCTTTCGTTCATGAACTATTGTAACATATTTTGTTACTCATCTAATACTGACATTCCCGACAGCTCTGCCAGCATTTTTGTTCGCGAGTTATCCCACCTCTCGATCTTGCCCTTTATGGAAGCTTCGATTTTTGCCTTCTGCCTATCAGATATCTTCTGTTCATCGGTTAATTGGCTTCTTTCCCTAACAAATTCATACAAACTGGTCCCCATGATCTCCCCATTGGAGGCCCTCAAAGATCCTCCCTGCGGGTCTATACGGTGACCCAGCTTTCCATTTATCTTTCTTGGTCGAATGACAGATGTGAACATGAATCCCGGCATCATTGCGAATGTTATTAAAACATTATTCAAATAAAACGCCTGAGAGTCCACCGATCGCATCATGTGAAATCCCATTCTTTCGGGATGACCACGTCTTATTGAAAATGAATGGTCGGACTCCTCTACACTCATCACATTCTCTCCAGAGTCCGTAAATATCACATAGCTTTCGATACCATTACCGTTATTAGTTTTTCCCATTAGATATCTCCGCAAATATTCTTTTGCGGTAGCGAAGTGTCTATAATTGAGATCTTTTCTGCGTTCAGGACGCAGCTCTTCAAGAAGAAGAATTCTTAAAGCTAACGAGTAAGCGAACTTCAGAAGGCGGTCGTCGTATTCAAAATCAAACGAGTCCGCTTCTAAACGGGGTTTAAAAAAGTTTTCAATGAAGTACTTTTCATACCCACTAATCAAACTGCCGTCACAGTCCTCGCAAAGCATTTTCGCAGTAATGCCATCCTGAACTCTCCTATTAGGATCGCCAGCGCTCCTCAAGAATCCAGTAGCCGACGTTCTCTTAATCCAGTTAATAACACTGTCGGCAATGATGTGGCTGTCAACCAACTTGACTTCATCGCCACATAAACCGCATGTCACTCGCGTTTGGAATGCTGTAGCCATTTGATGCACATCATATTCCCAACCTCACGATTGACACGCAAATTTGAAGCGCATGCGTGCGCGAAGTGGGTTCCTGCACCACACAGCGATCGGCTACATTTCTCGGAAACTCCGACCATAATATACTTTACATATGAAAGGTGGTCGCAAATATAAAGCGCAGGGCGATGCGTTCAGCCACGCGGTTCACGCAGGCCAGGGGCCGCGCACAGCCGTCGCCTGCACGCACGCCCGTACCGGCCGCCACTACGCCCGCCGGGTCAACGTGGACGAGTGCCGGGCACTTTCAGCCGGGACAATCCCGACCACTTGGGCCAGGACGTTGCCCGGACTGGCCTGGGTGCCGGGCAGCGGCGCGATCAGCCTGGACGTCCTGCCGGAGTCAGTGTGGGTGGCCTTTGCACCGCTGACGGCCCGCAGGACTGCACCGCGCCGGTTGATCTGCCCCCACTGCACCCGCCCCTGCCGCAGCGTCTACGCGTCACCCTACGGGCCGCAGGGCCAGCCGGACGAACAGGTGGGGTGTCGCGCCTGCCTGGGCCTCACGCACCCGGCCCGCCAGCGCCACAAGTGCCCCGACTGGGCCGCACAGGTGCTCGAACACCCTCAGAACCACTCCCCTACCACCCGGCGCCGCGCCCTGCAGGTCATAAACGGCAGCGCCTCCCGCATCCTGCACGCGGTCAGACTGGCAGGCCACATTGAGCCGTTGGAAAAATAACGCGACGACGATTCACACTCGCCGCCGCCCACCTTCCCCCCCTACCCCCGGTGTAAGGGGCAGGGGCCGAAGGATCTTTCGGTCAGACCACCGCGCCGGACGTCGGCAGGGCGTCCAACAGGGCGACCGTCACCACCTCGTCGACGAGTGACGGGGGCAGGTGGGCGGACAGTTCGGCTCGCACGATTTGAACCGCGTGGGCGACAGCCGCAGATGCACCGTCCTGCAGGGCATCCGGCAAGGGGGGCAGGAAGAGGCCTTCAGCGACATTCAGGCGGGCAGGGCAAGATGACTCGTTCAAGAGGGGCCTCCGGGGACGCCACGACCGACACAACGCGCCGCCGGGTCGGGCAGTGGGGGGGGGAAAGATCAGAGGCCAACAGACAACAGTACGCAAGCGGACTGGGGCATTTGAAACACGTAGGGAACTACGCGGCACCCGACACTCCCCTGGGCAGGCGGGGCAGGTAGGCCGTCCAGGTCAGGCGGGGCAGTCGACCCTGCAGGCGGGCAGCGGCGTGATCGGTGGCCGCCGCGTGGAGCGTCGCGGCGTTGGGCCGGTGCCAGCGTCCCCCTTGATCACGCCAGGAGCACGCGCGGGCGTCGGCAGGTTTGGCAAGGTACGCCAGCAGGCCCACCGGGTCGGTCACGGCTGTGCAGCGGGCATGCTGGGGCAGGTCAGCGCGGGCAGCGGCGCTGGTCAGAACGTGGACGTGCAGCAGCCCGTGCCGCCCCACTTCCAACTTCGCCCAGACAGGATGCCCGCCCAGCACCGCCTGCACCCGCCCCCGCGCCATCTCCCCCACCTCGACGCGGTACACGTCCGCGTGCGGCCCGTGATACAGGGGCAGCGTCACGAGCGCCAGCGCACCAGGGGACACCGCGAGCAGCCGCGCCAGCACGCCCGCCTCACGCTGCACAGCGACCCGCCGCCTCTTTCGGGTGGTGTCCACCAGACCATCTGGAAGGTAAGGACCGTGCCACACGCATCAGGCCCGCTCACCAGGACCGGTGAAGCCTTGATCCTGCAATTCCAGCAGAACATGCTCACCGGCAGAACGTCGCACCGGGTCGGGGGACCGCACCCAATCAGCGGCAAGGGCATACAGCAGGCGCAGACGGTCCTTGACGTGGGGGCGAACACGCCTCCCGCCTTCAGCCGCCCGCCCCGCGACATGCGGGGCGGCGCTCATCCGTTCTGCCCGCTCGCGCGGCTCAGAAATGCCCGGATGGACGCCGCTGGGATGACGTGCCGACGCCCGACGCGAACGCTGGGAATCTGCCCACTGCGCACTAGGGCATAGGCGGACGTGTGGCCGATGCCCAGCAGGTCGGGCAGCTCCGCGATGGAGTAAGCCGGTTTCGAGAGGTTACTATCCATATCAAGTCTCCTTGCGAGACGGACACTCCGCACGAAGCCGACTTTCGACGGGCAGCTTCGTGCGGACTCTTATTGAGCGCCGCTCACATTCACCACGGTATATGGCTACTCATCCGTCGTCAACTATTTATGCACGATTCGGATACGAAGATTTATCGTCCAGCAAAAGGTATGTCAGTATGCCTGTATGTTATGCCATACAAATATACACTCTAGATGACGCCACAACCGCGCCACAATCAGGGCAACAACAGGCAACAATCGGCAGTTGCCAATCTTCCCATTTCGCCTTCTAAAACGCACAATACTGGTCAGCACTATTCTGTAATAAGTCAAAAAGGTAACTTTTAATCAGCGGGTTGTAGGTTCAAGTCCTACACGACCCACCAGGAAAACCCCCGTTTTAGACGGGGGTTCTTGCTTTGTCTCATATATGCTGACGTTTGCCATGGGAGGCCATTTGCAAACGTCTTGCAAACCGGCCCCGCTGCTCACGCTTTCCCACGTTGCTTCACCGCCCGCACTTCCTGGACCGCGCTGGGGGGGTCCGGGGTCGGCTCGACTTGACCGGCCCGCGCCTTGAGCCGTCGAGCCTTCACCGTCACCCGTTGCGGCTCTCGGGGGGCTGGGGTGACCGGGTCAAACGTGAGGCCCTCGCGCTCGACGTTATACACATGCCGGTACACGTCCCGCGTAACGCTCGCGCTGTTGTGCCCCAGTTGCGAGCTGAGCACCTCGACGGGAACACCCCGCGCGGCCATGAGCAAGGCCAAGGCGTAGGAGTGCCGGAGCTTATGCGGCGAGAGGGCCGGGACCCCTGCAGCCGCGCACAGCTTGCCCATAGGGTGCCTGAGGTTGTCCAGGTGCCAGGGCATGCCCGCCCTTGACGTGAACACATACGGCGTGACGGTGTAGGGCCGCCCCCTGTCCCTGATCCGCGCGCCCCACTCGCGTTCCTGCTGAGCCTAAGAGTCCCTAAGCACCTGCACAGCGCTGCCCGTCACCGTGCGCGCCCCCGCTGCCGTCTTGGGGGTTTCATACACCTGCCCTGCCATGGCGCCGCGCGTGTGTTCCGCACTCACCACCGCTGAACCGTCCGGCCTGAACGTCACGTCATCCCAGGGGAGTGCGAGGGCCTCACCGGGTCGCATGCCGGTTGCCGGCATGAACGCCAGGGGCCACCCCCACCGGTCAACGCGGGCCGCTTCATAGAACTTCACCGCCTCATCCGGTGTGAACGCCTTAGGGCGAGCTGGGCCGCGCGTGGTCATACGCTCAGGGCGGCCCCTCACCGTGGGGTCAGCCTCTACAAGTCCCTCACAGATGCCCCAGCGGTACGCGGCCCGTAGAAGAGCGTGCACCTTGCCGCGCGTACGCTCACCAGTGGGTCCCTCGCCCAGCCCCGCGTAGAAGTCCCTGAGCCGCTGGGCGTTCACTTTTTGGGCCTTGAGTTTGCCCAGGGTGGGCGCCAGGTAATGCCGCAGTGAGTACCGGTAGTCAAACGCGGTGCGCTGCTTGATTCCCCCGGCACGCTCGCGGGCGTCCACATACTCGGAAATGAGCTGCTCGCCGGTCAGCAGCTCGCGCGGGGGTAGGTCACCGTATTCCTTGAACTTCCGGGCCTCGCGTACCTCTGCGCGGGCCGCCGTGAGGTTCCGGGCAGTGCTACTGAAGTGCCGCCGATCACCCTCGTTTGTGGTGACCATCACGCGCCACCTCACGCGCCCGTCCGGCAACGTGGTAAAGCTGCCCTCACCCTGCCCCCGCTTTGCCCGTTTGTCCCCGTTCTCTGCCATGCCTCACCGTATCCCAGCCGCGCCGCACGCCCTGCAGCACACCGCCCAGGCGGGGCAGCGCTGGGGGGAGGAGTAGGCGAGTAGGCTTCAGGGGGTAGGCACTTATAAATAATAATAGTTGTCTAGATTCTATATATTCAACGTCCTATACGGCATTCCCCAGGACGCCCCACAGCGCGGCCCGATTGAGTGGACTCATAAGGGCCGCAGAAACTCCTGAAACCTCACCGCTACTCCATCACCGCGCCAGCACGGCAAAAAACAGTAGAGGTTAGGTAAAGCCGGAAACCTTCACGCCTACTCCGGAAACCTACCCCGCTACTCACGCCTCGGCCATGAGTGCGCCGGACGGCACGCGGCCCAGCGCGAGGAAACGGCCCAGCCTCACACAGAAACCACCCCCCGCCACTGGGGCGAGGGGCATGGACTCAGCCCGGCTTAGACCGTGGCGGGGTCATCTTCCCGGCGGCAGGAACAAGACCGGCGAAGGGGAAGCCCAGGCCACGCACCCACGCTTCCCCTTCACGGGTCTTCCAGGTCCTAAGCCCGTACTCCTACTCTGTGTCTCACTCATTCAAACGTTCTGAAAAATAAAACGCAGCCGTGATGGCTGGAATGCTGGCAATCCAGAAGATGACTGGCATGGGACTGTGCCGCCTGTCTTTCTTGGCCCGTGACGATGGGGCATCACCTGGCAGCAAGAAAAAACCCACCATTGAAGCCACGAAGAGCACTTGGCCTAAACGGTAAAGGGCGCGACTGAGTTGACTCCGCTTCATCTCTACTCTCCGATCCTTCCGCCACACATCATTTCCCTTCGCTCCGCCCCAGCCCCTCACATGCCGTCCGGCGGTCGAAAGAACGGGGAGATCAGATAGAGAGGCGGCAGGGCCGTCAGGATCAGCAGCGGCACGTGAAGGGGCCAGAGCCGCGACCGCAGCCGCACGACCCACACCATCAAGGCGATCTGAACGACGGTAAGCAGTGCGAAACCCAAGCCGCCGCGCGGCACGAGCGGCACGAACAGCAGAGGCAAAGAAGCAAGCCACAGTAGCGTCGCGCAGCCCAGCAAGCGGCCCGGCTTGGCCAGCCAGAGAAGCCGCGCCCCGTCTTTCCCTTTGCCGGTCACGACAGGACCGCCCACAGTACGCCCGCCACGATCATGGCCAGCGCGCATGCCAGGGCGAAGGCCTCTCATGGTGCGCCCCGGTCAGCATTTACGATCACCACCGGCACCGGTCGGCTTCTGGGGAGGCCGCTCACCGCATGCCCTGCAGGACGGCTTGGACACGCAGCGCGGCCCGCACGATCACGCGCATGAACCACAGCAGAGGCGGACTGGTGAACGTATGCCCCAAGGTCGCGTGGGCCTCGGTGCCTTGGAGCCTGCCAGGCCACACAGTCATTGATCAGCGGGACGCTGCGCAGGAAGGGCCAGCGCAGCGCCCACAGTGCCGCCAGCATGGGTACGAGCCTGCCCACCGCAAGCTGTGCGGACAGGGCAGAGCTGTACGACATGATCTCGTCTTTACTCGTCGCGGTGACAGGTGGCGTGGTCATGGCGTCTCCCCTACGGCGTGGCGTCGGTGCTCAAGGCCGTCTGGAGTCGTCGGGCG
This genomic interval carries:
- a CDS encoding helix-turn-helix domain-containing protein, yielding MDSNLSKPAYSIAELPDLLGIGHTSAYALVRSGQIPSVRVGRRHVIPAASIRAFLSRASGQNG
- a CDS encoding thiolase family protein; translation: MQRAVIVAASRTPTGKFLGSLESVSAVDLGATTLRETLRRSGLDAALIEEVVMGQVVQAGSGQNPARQAALKAGLTHEVGALTINKVCGSGLKAVILAAQSIRARDQHAVLAGGMESMSNAPHLLPGARKGYRLGRAQVLDANTHDGLWCSINDEGMGLTGERVAEKYAIGREEQDAYATQSHRRAIAAQQDGRFTDEIVPVTVKGRKGDTVVDTDEGPRADTSEETLGRLKPAFKKDGSVTAGNAPGLNDGAASLMVVSADFAQAHGLTPLAQIIDYATGGLAPEWVMMTPVPATQKLLSKLGWRAGDVDLWELNEAFSVQSLAVARELGLDPARVNVNGGAVALGHPIGASGARILVTLLHALKQQNKETGIATLCMGGGNGLALAVKRVG
- a CDS encoding tyrosine-type recombinase/integrase; amino-acid sequence: MMVTTNEGDRRHFSSTARNLTAARAEVREARKFKEYGDLPPRELLTGEQLISEYVDARERAGGIKQRTAFDYRYSLRHYLAPTLGKLKAQKVNAQRLRDFYAGLGEGPTGERTRGKVHALLRAAYRWGICEGLVEADPTVRGRPERMTTRGPARPKAFTPDEAVKFYEAARVDRWGWPLAFMPATGMRPGEALALPWDDVTFRPDGSAVVSAEHTRGAMAGQVYETPKTAAGARTVTGSAVQVLRDS
- a CDS encoding helix-turn-helix domain-containing protein yields the protein MNESVLNAVRIEVERRGLTHQQLADQLDMPRSQVSRMLTGKSGRIPDGWVALLQALGLELVAKKAGRRNG
- a CDS encoding tyrosine-type recombinase/integrase: MFTSRAGMPWHLDNLRHPMGKLCAAAGVPALSPHKLRHSYALALLMAARGVPVEVLSSQLGHNSASVTRDVYRHVYNVEREGLTFDPVTPAPREPQRVTVKARRLKARAGQVEPTPDPPSAVQEVRAVKQRGKA
- a CDS encoding tyrosine-type recombinase/integrase, which encodes MGKRANGEGTISARRKDGKVVGWKGSVVIGYDGDRMERRWVSGKTKADVQQKMAQLRTELHTGMLADSEGATVAQFIDRWLDAKERDGVKPNTLRSYRDTDRLYIRPHIGRMKLDKLRPLDVERVLNALRKEGKSAQVLAYTLRVLKMALRQAVRWQMLPRNVADAITPPKATRQEMQVWTPEQVAKFLDAAQGHRMHAAFYLGLMTGMRRGELLGLQWDDVDWERSRLTVRHNLVEIRTEAQGRVIPAHKSRKTGEQVQERRTISRVTAQLDTPKTAGSRRTIILSAGTLAVLQAHRERQQAEQERAQDAWAGSERGGFVFASEIGTHIDPRNLNRYHRELIAASGVPTIRFHDMRHTAASLMIRRGIPPKTVSERLGHADVGFTLRTYTHLYDEQREEAAFDLSDFFPRFNASTN
- a CDS encoding nucleoside triphosphate pyrophosphohydrolase, translated to MTGKLVRDRIPELFGGQIRTLTEGEYRAALRAKLEEEVAEYLNAGEAEELADVLEVLRALAALHGLSPEELEALRRAKADARGGFAGRVWWTPT
- the ffh gene encoding signal recognition particle protein; protein product: MFESLGNKLQDILDRVGKERQLTEAQVKAAMREIRMALLEADVNFGVAKDFVAKVSEKAVGQSVEGSLTAGQTVVKLVHDELIETLGGKTIQPELKTEGNVWFMVGLQGAGKTTSTGKLAAHYKSKGRRVLLVAADTQRPAARDQLEVLAKQVGVPVLKVADGESPAETKRRVDEHLKTDFRDLVIVDTAGRLQIDEALMDQLADLQRVMQPTESLLVVDAMTGQEALNVAQTFDQRVNVTGLIITKMDGDARGGAALSARSVTGKPIYFAGTSEKIAGLDAFHPDRVAGRILGMGDVLGLIERAQQADLKAMEVKKPGDFDLEDLLLQLRQIRKMGPLGDLLKLIPGMSRALPEGFNIDEAQLQRIDAMISSMTVKERRNPKIIDGRRRKRIAAGSGHSVQDINKLLKMHEQMKDMMKMLQRMSGPGAKGMKPPRMPNVPPSLKR